One part of the Denticeps clupeoides chromosome 8, fDenClu1.1, whole genome shotgun sequence genome encodes these proteins:
- the stox1 gene encoding storkhead-box protein 1 — MAQQHRVVQLSAASLAVVFGRDEETQRAAPAAAAAATSGQDVFQDFKAQNARSFWNKRLVRAVSEVFFQGWMENLVLLVQGNASNLEVLREAWMRRALRAPKGFIIKAVGDLSPVQMSPVVQSQFIPLSEVLCSVISDMNADHVTVNQEALINYMTKAHPGMSIPTPEILYNALGSLIKERKIYHTGEGYFIVTPQTYFITNNMAKENPWWTLGENELHSPPPITYLVSNESCMETTESHPLAHCKSCRCFVSQATVTPSVHDHQSVSECTGKSLKWTREYKPSVNHQSTSTAADYQASEISKSTAASRKDKEKTSRKFGLNLFRRSAAKKDGKMKKEYATVSGQFPPEEWPVRDEDDLNNLPRDLEHAIIKRINPELTVDNLVRHTVLMKKLEEREVERAVDKGMSTEIPVSKPKNSSSRARRSASKATRSKKKGQSVKEKQKTKNKSLPCGDDFEGDFIKLPTDEHDLSNDCGDLDAKCLYKKRIENPFLGLPVKDTVHTTGHKVQKKREGKALGRREHTGHRSKSWDSHHTKGTAEDLGKSCEAKDRSCEHLQDRDLSTESFLDARPVKELSGDYSLAYPKSSTLRIEDKVKHFKENKARGREMGPREVRVIDAKHEIIQDSSLVYTMTQTPRLGLCDGADQHSYVHSTTETPFSWPQPTPRHGQSLRQTNDSAHRPDLLASHQQVTTLTGSQQMVKNSSQHRASETYTENDHHLYLRSGDTEDDACSSLYLNEHCIVDSIERSHAHYQSSIANDNWSFLEADCSRPHKESMRVMLRQDEGQQHFSSTHHMLSTQPRISHEDKAISRYDPEHLHEISPRHTKPAEVVDASIFDYCQTSEVDSDTETVHKSADEGDVLVTQWIHQPHQNDSHQVPQDSGVPHCSSESQNTPSGAGSGETTESQSNTGDSGIDSPRTPISLTSSNSVILEGLKRRGFLQNLEKLHSKSHTIRAQNSLLQLTPVMNV; from the exons ATGGCCCAGCAGCACCGGGTGGTTCAGCTCTCCGCCGCGTCGCTGGCTGTGGTCTTCGGCCGGGACGAGGAGACCCAGAGAGccgcccccgccgccgccgccgcggccacCAGCGGCCAGGACGTTTTCCAGGACTTCAAAGCGCAAAACGCGCGCAGTTTCTGGAATAAAAGGCTGGTGAGGGCCGTGTCGGAGGTCTTCTTCCAGGGATGGATGGAGAACTTGGTTCTGCTCGTGCAGGGCAACGCGAGCAATCTGGAGGTGCTGCGAGAGGCGTGGATGCGCAGGGCGCTCCGGGCACCCAAGGGCTTCATCATCAAAGCAGTGG GTGACTTGTCTCCAGTGCAGATGAGTCCTGTTGTTCAGTCTCAGTTCATTCCACTGTCAGAGGTGCTGTGCTCTGTTATTTCTGACATGAATGCAGACCACGTCACAGTTAATCAGGAGGCACTGATCAACTACATGACGAAAGCCCACCCAG ggATGTCTATTCCAACCCCTGAAATCCTCTACAATGCTCTGGGTTCCTTGATTAAGGAGAGAAAAATCTATCACACGGGGGAAGGCTACTTTATTGTCACTCCTCAGACGTACTTTATCACCAACAACATGGCCAAGGAGAATCCCTGGTGGACACTTGGTGAAAATGAACTCCATTCTCCTCCCCCAATCACCTATTTGGTGAGCAATGAGAGTTGCATGGAGACCACAGAATCTCACCCGCTGGCCCATTGCAAGTCCTGCAGATGTTTTGTGTCTCAGGCCACCGTCACACCATCTGTTCACGACCACCAATCTGTCAGTGAATGCACGGGGAAAAGCCTCAAATGGACCAGAGAGTACAAACCCTCTGTCAATCACCAGTCCACTTCCACTGCTGCTGATTACCAAGCCAGTGAAATCAGCAAGTCCACTGCAGCCAGTCGAAAGGACAAAGAGAAGACCAGTCGAAAGTTTGGCCTCAATCTGTTCCGTCGCAGTGCTGCAAAGAAGGATGGTAAAATGAAGAAGGAATATGCAACAGTTTCTGGACAGTTCCCACCAGAAGAGTGGCCAGTGCGGGATGAAGATGACCTCAATAACCTTCCTAGGGACCTAGAGCATGCCATCATCAAACGGATCAACCCCGAACTTACTGTGGACAACTTGGTCCGCCACACTGTTCTTATGAAGAAGCTAGAGGAGAGAGAGGTTGAGAGGGCTGTAGACAAAGGCATGTCCACCGAGATTCCTGTCTCCAAGCCAAAGAACAGTTCTTCCAGAGCTAGAAGGTCTGCTTCAAAAGCAACTCGTAGTAAAAAGAAAGGTCAATCAGTAAAAGAgaaacagaagacaaaaaacaaatctTTGCCCTGTGGTGATGACTTTGAGGGAGATTTTATTAAATTACCAACTGATGAACATGACCTGAGTAATGACTGTGGTGATTTGGATGCTAAATGCCTCTACAAGAAACGCATCGAGAACCCTTTTCTGGGCCTGCCGGTTAAGGACACAGTCCACACTACAGGCCACAAAGTTCAGAAGAAGCGTGAGGGTAAAGCCTTGGGACGAAGGGAACACACAGGTCACAGATCGAAATCCTGGGATTCACACCACACAAAAGGGACTGCTGAAGATCTGGGAAAGTCGTGTGAGGCCAAGGACCGGTCCTGCGAGCATCTCCAGGACAGGGATCTGTCTACAGAGTCCTTTCTGGATGCGAGACCTGTAAAAGAACTCTCCGGAGACTACAGCTTGGCCTATCCCAAGAGCAGCACTCTGAGAATCGAGGACAAAGTCaaacatttcaaagaaaataaAGCTAGGGGCCGAGAGATGGGGCCTCGGGAGGTGAGAGTCATTGACGCAAAACATGAGATCATTCAAGATAGTAGTTTAGTATATACGATGACGCAAACACCAAGGTTAGGTCTTTGTGATGGAGCTGACCAGCATTCCTATGTCCATTCAACAACAGAAACACCATTCTCCTGGCCTCAACCCACTCCTCGGCATGGGCAGTCCCTGAGACAGACCAATGATTCGGCCCACAGACCAGATCTGTTAGCTTCTCATCAGCAAGTCACTACTTTAACTGGAAGCCAGCAGATGGTCAAGAACAGTAGCCAGCACAGGGCAAGTGAGACCTACACAGAGAATGACCACCATCTTTACCTGAGATCAGGTGACACAGAAGACGATGCTTGCAGTTCACTTTATTTGAATGAACATTGCATTGTTGACAGCATTGAGAGGTCACATGCACACTATCAGTCCTCAATTGCAAATGACAACTGGAGTTTCTTGGAAGCCGATTGCTCCAGGCCCCATAAAGAGTCCATGAGAGTGATGCTTAGACAGGATGAAGGTCAGCAGCATTTTTCCAGCACACATCACATGCTCTCTACCCAGCCCCGCATATCACATGAGGACAAAGCGATATCCCGATATGATCCTGAGCATCTGCACGAAATTAGTCCGAGGCACACAAAGCCAGCAGAGGTTGTGGACGCTAGCATTTTTGATTACTGCCAGACCAGTGAAGTGGATTCGGACACCGAGACTGTGCATAAGTCTGCTGATGAAGGGGACGTCCTGGTGACTCAATGGATTCATCAGCCACACCAGAATGATTCTCACCAGGTGCCTCAAGATTCTGGTGTCCCTCACTGTTCATCTGAAAGCCAGAACACTCCCAGTGGGGCCGGTTCTGGTGAGACAACAGAGAGCCAGAGCAACACTGGGGACAGTGGAATTGATTCCCCCAG GACTCCAATAAGCCTGACTTCCAGTAACTCTGTCATACTAGAAGGGCTTAAGCGCCGCGGATTCCTGCAGAATCTTGAGAAGCTTCATTCTAAAAGCCACACCATTCGTGCCCAGAACTCTCTACTTCAGCTCACTCCTGTTATGAATGTATGA
- the LOC114795825 gene encoding zinc finger protein 883, whose protein sequence is MAESETECDTPGLDTLGSECVIAQVGDLHYGAETEIMTQEDKGLALDGIHGSDLAKIQGLGPDLGAVTCVDADQIVTETDHDYTKADQTGLHCFGGSDMVKGEANVAFLGEVLLKAEMSGAGPDHVVKSESDHGGELTVESENGVIIHEAHGLQCNECGEIFGCMTDLHQHFEIHKAINPYICIHCGESFAVESSLKVHQKIHLKEKSYVPTGVEMVGKGVIDAFNLKPHQMMHSHDKPHRCSECGKSFAAAITLREHMKMHADDKPYKCTQCRKSFVRRRHLKKHQEMHAREKPFSCAQCGKGFTTASTLKQHQKTHSGDKPHRCGQCGKCFAAAATLREHQRVHSGEKPYKCNQCRKSFVRKRHLKKHQLVHSGGKPYRCSQCDKGFNHSSSLSRHHKVHLENKMYPPTDKNFPFDTPMKRGMHTGEKPYSCNHCEKRFNHSSSLSRHQRTHSDGKTYTCGHCGKRFNHPSSLGRHQRVHLEEKPSYSAIPSGKGFPHTTILKQRILTSEKPYRCSQCGKGFNHSSSLSRHHRIHIDH, encoded by the coding sequence ATGGCCGAGTCAGAGACTGAGTGTGACACGCCGGGGCTTGACACACTTGGGTCTGAGTGTGTCATTGCCCAAGTTGGAGACCTGCACTATGGTGCCGAGACGGAGATCATGACCCAGGAGGACAAAGGGCTTGCCCTGGATGGCATACATGGTTCAGATCTTGCCAAAATACAAGGATTGGGGCCGGATCTTGGTGCAGTGACTTGTGTAGACGCTGACCAAATTGTAACTGAAACAGACCATGACTACACCAAGGCTGATCAGACAGGCCTCCATTGCTTCGGTGGCAGTGATATGGTTAAGGGTGAAGCTAATGTAGCCTTTTTGGGAGAAGTTCTCCTGAAAGCAGAAATGAGTGGTGCTGGGCCAGACCACGTGGTGAAATCCGAGTCTGACCATGGAGGAGAGCTTACAGTCGAGTCTGAGAACGGTGTGATCATACACGAAGCACACGGCCTGCAGTGCAATGAATGTGGCGAGATTTTTGGCTGCATGACAGACCTGCACCAACATTTTGAGATCCATAAAGCAATCAATCCGTATATTTGCATCCACTGTGGTGAAAGCTTTGCTGTCGAGTCGAGCCTCAAGGTTCACCAGAAGATCCACTTGAAGGAGAAGAGCTACGTCCCCACTGGAGTGGAGATGGTCGGAAAGGGCGTCATTGATGCGTTCAACCTGAAGCCGCACCAGATGATGCACTCTCACGACAAGCCGCACAGATGTtcggagtgtgggaagagcttcgCTGCCgccatcaccctgagagagcaTATGAAGATGCACGCCGATGACAAGCCATACAAATGCACCCAGTGCAGGAAGAGCTTTGTTCGGCGGCGCCACCTGAAGAAGCATCAGGAGATGCACGCCCGGGAGAAGCCGTTCAGCTGTGCCCAGTGTGGGAAGGGCTTCACCACGGCGTCCACCTTGAAACagcaccagaagacccattcTGGGGACAAGCCCCACAGGTGTGGCCAGTGTGGCAAGTGCTTTGCCGCAGCGGCGACTCTTCGCGAGCATCAGCGGGTCCACTCGGGGGAGAAGCCGTACAAGTGCAACCAGTGCCGGAAGAGCTTTGTGCGAAAGCGCCATCTGAAGAAGCACCAGCTGGTCCACTCTGGTGGGAAGCCCTACCGCTGCTCGCAGTGCGACAAGGGCTTCAACCACTCCTCCTCCCTGTCCAGGCACCACAAGGTCCACCTTGAGAACAAGATGTACCCCCCGACTGACAAGAACTTCCCCTTCGACACCCCCATGAAAAGGGGCATGCATACAGGTGAAAAGCCATACAGTTGCAACCACTGCGAGAAGAGGTTCAATCATTCGTCCTCCTTGTCCAGGCACCAAAGAACTCATTCGGATGGCAAGACGTACACCTGCGGccactgtgggaagaggtttaaCCACCCCTCGTCCCTAGGGAGACACCAGCGTGTCCATTTGGAGGAGAAGCCGTCTTACAGCGCCATCCCATCGGGCAAGGGCTTCCCTCACACCACCATCCTGAAGCAGCGCATCCTGACGAGCGAGAAGCCGTACCGGTGCTCCCAGTGCGGAAAGGGCTTCAATCACTCGTCCTCCCTGTCCAGACACCACAGGATCCACATAGATCACTGA